A window of Cohnella herbarum contains these coding sequences:
- a CDS encoding DUF58 domain-containing protein: MAVIVWVVIIMTLLYLIQRFVYSMFGLKAVTYDRTFSSSRIYAGQTVVMQETIANRKRLPLPWLRVESLLPAQLVFKNREAHMAINRGDQLQNHASVFSIPSYTEIVRKHEIVCPQRGRYRIASFTLALGDVVGVSGKSVTQAADCEIVVYPRLKELSDFPLDARKFLQSVRSMISPIMEDHYYVAGIRPYRQGDSFRMVNWNATAKSGELLVHKRESMQDNDLTIILNAELLDSAHNVRISRDSFEEALSYAASAAQYMISGGGKAGLIYNGMVEGNAGTVFRAPTKSGAAHMNTLLEAMAGFLPETTLGLSYLLEQLIGERTRGMNYMLLSAFVDRKQEQLIRQLRGQGNSVQLLLMGKEGAA; encoded by the coding sequence GCGGTCATCGTCTGGGTCGTGATCATAATGACTTTGCTTTATTTGATCCAACGGTTCGTTTATTCTATGTTCGGGCTTAAAGCCGTCACCTATGACCGAACGTTCAGCTCGTCGCGAATCTATGCGGGTCAAACGGTCGTGATGCAAGAGACGATTGCGAATCGCAAGCGTCTCCCGCTCCCATGGCTGCGGGTAGAGTCTTTGCTTCCCGCGCAGCTTGTATTCAAGAACCGGGAAGCGCATATGGCGATCAATCGCGGGGATCAACTGCAGAACCATGCGAGCGTATTCAGCATTCCCTCTTATACGGAAATCGTAAGGAAACACGAGATCGTATGTCCGCAGCGCGGACGGTATCGCATCGCAAGCTTCACGTTGGCCCTAGGAGACGTCGTAGGGGTGTCGGGTAAATCGGTTACGCAGGCGGCGGACTGCGAGATTGTCGTGTATCCTAGATTAAAAGAGTTAAGCGATTTTCCCTTGGATGCCAGGAAGTTTTTGCAGAGCGTGAGAAGCATGATCAGTCCGATCATGGAGGATCACTATTACGTCGCGGGAATCCGTCCGTACAGACAGGGCGATTCTTTCCGCATGGTGAACTGGAACGCGACGGCTAAGTCGGGAGAACTGCTTGTACATAAGCGGGAAAGCATGCAAGACAATGACTTGACGATCATCTTGAACGCGGAACTGCTTGATTCCGCCCATAATGTCCGCATTTCGCGGGATAGCTTCGAGGAAGCGCTTAGTTATGCCGCTTCCGCGGCTCAGTATATGATCAGCGGAGGCGGCAAAGCAGGCCTCATCTACAACGGTATGGTCGAAGGCAACGCCGGAACGGTATTTCGGGCACCGACGAAGTCCGGAGCGGCGCACATGAATACGCTGCTGGAGGCAATGGCTGGCTTCCTGCCGGAAACGACGCTGGGCTTGTCGTATTTGCTGGAACAATTGATCGGCGAGCGGACGCGCGGGATGAATTATATGCTCCTGTCGGCTTTCGTCGATCGGAAGCAGGAACAATTGATTCGTCAATTGCGGGGCCAAGGGAACTCCGTGCAATTGCTGCTTATGGGCAAGGAGGGGGCTGCGTGA